A single Caretta caretta isolate rCarCar2 chromosome 2, rCarCar1.hap1, whole genome shotgun sequence DNA region contains:
- the INSIG1 gene encoding insulin-induced gene 1 protein: MVKPMPRLENCTWSCSCAASGRHKNQLGKTAVGLAAKVGEMLSSSVSSSPLTLVGHGTRTPSTSSLSSSSTNSLNLNQHLVQRSLVLFAVGAFMALVLNLLQIQRNVTLFPEEVIATIFSSAWWVPPCCGTAAAVVGLLYPCIDSHLGEPHKFKREWASVMRCIAVFVGINHASAKLDFANNVQLSLTLAALSLGLWWTFDRSRSGLGLGITIAFLATLITQFLVYNGVYQYTSPDFLYIRSWLPCIFFSGGVTVGNIGRQLAMGIPEKPHTD; the protein is encoded by the exons ATGGTGAAGCCAATGCCCAGATTAGAGAATTGCACCTGGAGTTGTTCCTGCGCTGCTTCGGGAAGGCATAAAAACCAACTGGGGAAAACTGCTGTTggactggctgccaaggtgggcGAGATGCTGAGCTCCTCGGTCTCAAGCTctccactgactttggtgggTCATGGAACACGGACCCCGAGCACTTCCAGTCTCAGTAGCAGCAGCACCAACAGCCTGAACTTGAACCAACACCTGGTGCAACGGAGCTTGGTGCTCTTTGCTGTGGGTGCTTTCATGGCACTGGTGTTAAACTTACTGCAGATACAGAGGAATGTGACCCTATTCCCTGAGGAAGTCATTGCCACTATCTTCTCCTCTGCCTGGTGGGTGCCCCCTTGCTGTGGGACAGCTGCAG CTGTTGTTGGCCTGCTGTATCCCTGTATTGACAGCCATCTTGGAGAACCACACAAATTCAAGAGAGAATGGGCCAGTGTAATGCGATGTATAGCAGTTTTTGTTGGTATTAACCATGCAAGTGCT AAACTGGATTTTGCAAATAACGTTCAGCTCTCCTTGACTCTAGCAGCATTGTCATTGGGTCTTTGGTGGACATTTGATCGTTCAAGAAGTGGTCTTGGTCTTGGAATTACAATAGCCTTTCTAGCCACTCTAATCACTCAGTTTCTTGTATATAATGGTGTTTATCA GTATACATCGCCGGATTTTCTTTACATCCGTTCTTGGCTACCATGTATATTTTTCTCAGGAGGCGTGACTGTAGGAAACATAGGAAGACAACTGGCTATG
- the LOC125631235 gene encoding uncharacterized protein LOC125631235 isoform X2, protein MKDRGHNRDPKQCRVKLKELRQAYQKTREANGRSGSEPQTCCFYDELHAILEGSATTTPAVLFDSFSGDGGNTEAGFGDEEDDSSQQASGETSFPDSQELFLTLDLEPVPPEPTQGCLLDPAGGEGTSAACVSMITGSSPSQRLVKIRKKKKRTRDEMLSELMLSSHTDRAQTNAWRQIMSECRKAQNDREERWRAEDRAEAQMWRQRDERRQDSMLRLLEDQTSVLQCMVELQQRQLEHRLPLQPLCNQLPSSPSSIASTLRRPRTRWGASGQPATPPQRIAQKIEG, encoded by the exons atgaaggacagaggccataacagggacccgaagcagtgccgcgtgaaactgaaggagctgaggcaagcctaccagaaaaccagagaggcgaacggccgctccgggtcagagccccaaacatgctgcttctatgatgagctgcatgccattttagagggttcagccaccactaccccagccgtgttgtttgactccttcagtggagatggaggcaacacggaagcaggttttggggacgaagaagatgatagctcacagcaagcaagtggagaaaccagttttcctgacagccaggaactgtttctcaccctggacctggagccagtaccccccgaacccacccaaggctgcctcctggacccggcaggcggagaagggacctccg ctgcatgtgtttcaatgatcacaggatcttctccttcccagaggctagtgaagattagaaagaaaaaaaaacgcactcgtgatgaaatgctctctgagctcatgctgtcctcccacactgacagagcacagacgaatgcttggaggcaaataatgtcagagtgcaggaaagcacaaaatgaccgggaggagaggtggcgggctgaagacagggctgaagctcaaatgtggcggcagcgtgatgagaggaggcaggattcaatgctcaggctgctggaggatcaaaccagtgtgctccagtgtatggttgaactgcagcaaaggcagctggagcacagactgccactacagcccctgtgtaaccaactgccctcctccccaagttccatagcctccacactcagacgcccaagaacgcggtggggggcctccggccaaccagccactccaccacagaggattgcccaaaaaatagaaggctga
- the LOC125631235 gene encoding uncharacterized protein LOC125631235 isoform X1: MTCGTHHPPSVSADSCAASGLLGGARAGGTITRSEAVSMALRMGMKDRGHNRDPKQCRVKLKELRQAYQKTREANGRSGSEPQTCCFYDELHAILEGSATTTPAVLFDSFSGDGGNTEAGFGDEEDDSSQQASGETSFPDSQELFLTLDLEPVPPEPTQGCLLDPAGGEGTSAACVSMITGSSPSQRLVKIRKKKKRTRDEMLSELMLSSHTDRAQTNAWRQIMSECRKAQNDREERWRAEDRAEAQMWRQRDERRQDSMLRLLEDQTSVLQCMVELQQRQLEHRLPLQPLCNQLPSSPSSIASTLRRPRTRWGASGQPATPPQRIAQKIEG, from the exons ATGACGTGCGGGACACACCACCCACCTTCCGTTTCGGCTGACAGCTGCGCCGCGTCGGGGCTGCTGGGTGGCGCGCGAGCGGGCG GTACGATCACTAGATCTGAAGCTGTGTCCATGGCGCTCAGAATG ggcatgaaggacagaggccataacagggacccgaagcagtgccgcgtgaaactgaaggagctgaggcaagcctaccagaaaaccagagaggcgaacggccgctccgggtcagagccccaaacatgctgcttctatgatgagctgcatgccattttagagggttcagccaccactaccccagccgtgttgtttgactccttcagtggagatggaggcaacacggaagcaggttttggggacgaagaagatgatagctcacagcaagcaagtggagaaaccagttttcctgacagccaggaactgtttctcaccctggacctggagccagtaccccccgaacccacccaaggctgcctcctggacccggcaggcggagaagggacctccg ctgcatgtgtttcaatgatcacaggatcttctccttcccagaggctagtgaagattagaaagaaaaaaaaacgcactcgtgatgaaatgctctctgagctcatgctgtcctcccacactgacagagcacagacgaatgcttggaggcaaataatgtcagagtgcaggaaagcacaaaatgaccgggaggagaggtggcgggctgaagacagggctgaagctcaaatgtggcggcagcgtgatgagaggaggcaggattcaatgctcaggctgctggaggatcaaaccagtgtgctccagtgtatggttgaactgcagcaaaggcagctggagcacagactgccactacagcccctgtgtaaccaactgccctcctccccaagttccatagcctccacactcagacgcccaagaacgcggtggggggcctccggccaaccagccactccaccacagaggattgcccaaaaaatagaaggctga